A genomic window from Montipora capricornis isolate CH-2021 chromosome 8, ASM3666992v2, whole genome shotgun sequence includes:
- the LOC138013814 gene encoding uncharacterized protein, with protein sequence MDRAENIPSTEEEAARETKRVAEALTANNYPANFIYNGRQRNRQQEVSGSDQRGMVVLPYAKGFSEKIAGVLRGFNIKVAHKPIRTISNILKKPKDKIEREASRGIVYKIKCKDCDCVYIGQTSRALKTRVKEHTKAIATLDGNSLLAKHHMCFNHQIDLMNVEIVDRSSAWRQRLILEAWHSLRDTNAINEHIALPNVYNNIKNL encoded by the coding sequence ATGGATCGCGCAGAGAATATCCCATCCACCGAAGAGGAAGCTGCACGAGAAACTAAGAGAGTAGCAGAAGCCCTTACCGCTAATAATTACCCTGCCAATTTCATCTATAATGGTCGCCAACGAAACAGACAACAAGAAGTGAGTGGTTCTGACCAGCGCGGTATGGTTGTTTTGCCCTATGCCAAAGGATTCTCCGAGAAAATCGCGGGGGTTCTTCGAGGTTTCAACATCAAAGTCGCTCATAAACCTATTCGGACAATCTCAAACATACTTAAAAAACCAAAAGACAAGATCGAGAGGGAGGCCTCCAGAGGAATCGTATATAAGATAAAATGCAAAGATTGTGATTGTGTTTACATCGGTCAGACATCGCGCGCGCTAAAAACACGCGTCAAAGAGCACACAAAGGCCATAGCGACATTAGATGGAAATTCCTTGTTGGCCAAACACCACATGTGCTTCAATCACCAAATAGACTTGATGAACGTCGAAATTGTTGACAGGTCATCGGCATGGCGACAAAGACTTATTCTTGAGGCTTGGCATTCCTTGCGAGACACGAACGCTATAAACGAACATATAGCACTTCCAAACGTTTACAATAacataaagaatttgtag